From one Stieleria sp. JC731 genomic stretch:
- a CDS encoding efflux RND transporter permease subunit yields the protein MSSSDNEDQPGDSAQTEGGVHSQSESILSKKRAHAILLFALLISPLVFFAAVRALKSTSNDPRQWLPKSFAATDTYDWFGEQFGTDEIAVVSWPGCTINDPRATELSAALAESPYFSAVRTGQSTLEQLTGAPLNLSEAAAIKRIEGSLIGSDKQSTCLILTTAPEGQDNRTAAVDTIQQQALEVAGIAESDLKLAGPTVDAAMIDAESRKLLFGLAGLSAIASFCVATFRLQSIRLAISVLLVAIYCTALGLGVLFVTGSRMNLLMTMLPPLIYVLTVSSAVHLANYYRDARRHPELSKSPVRLAVEHGWVPCSLAALTTAIGLISLIFSKIEPIQEFGLFSSIGVVLGVIVLFVLLPSALIAFPPKVRIKPTPEQSAAAKRFGNWVIRHHAVLAIGCLIVMVVCGARIPSIESTVRLQDRFLPDSDVINDYRWLEEKVGPMVPLEVVIHFGKDDQRDRVEQIKLVAKAQAQIAALGDYVTTMSAFNFSPPLPRGHSVRDIIARKIINGKSIHDQLTEARFLSETPNEILWRISVRANAIGNLDYGLLAERIESTVRPLLDEQGVKGTFTGVIPLIYKAQRQLLMDLFRSFIVAFGIIAFVLVFVLRSVSATCLTMLPNIFPAVIVFGGVQWFGIPVQIGSVMTASAALGIAVDDTVHLLTWFRRGIDDGLSRHEAIRDAFGRCSGAMVHTTLICSSGLIVFALSSFVPVLHFAYLMVVLLISALIGDLIMLPAILAGPLGRFFEKRSGSETTRSQ from the coding sequence TTGTCCAGCTCCGATAACGAAGACCAGCCTGGAGACTCCGCCCAAACCGAAGGCGGTGTTCATTCCCAATCGGAGTCGATCCTCTCCAAAAAACGAGCTCATGCGATTCTGCTGTTCGCACTGCTGATTTCTCCGCTGGTCTTTTTCGCCGCCGTACGGGCACTCAAAAGCACTTCCAACGATCCCCGGCAATGGCTGCCCAAGTCGTTTGCGGCGACGGATACGTACGACTGGTTCGGCGAGCAATTTGGGACCGATGAAATCGCCGTGGTCAGTTGGCCAGGCTGCACCATCAACGATCCACGTGCGACCGAGCTTAGCGCGGCACTGGCCGAATCACCGTATTTTTCTGCGGTCAGAACGGGCCAATCGACGCTGGAACAGCTGACCGGAGCGCCGCTGAATCTCAGCGAAGCCGCTGCGATCAAACGGATCGAAGGTTCACTGATCGGCAGCGACAAGCAATCAACCTGCCTGATTCTGACAACCGCTCCCGAGGGTCAAGACAATCGAACCGCAGCGGTCGACACGATCCAACAGCAAGCTCTCGAGGTTGCCGGGATTGCCGAGTCAGACTTGAAGCTTGCCGGTCCGACGGTTGATGCCGCGATGATCGATGCCGAAAGTCGCAAGCTGCTTTTCGGTCTCGCCGGACTGTCCGCGATCGCGTCTTTCTGTGTCGCGACGTTTCGGCTGCAAAGCATTCGCCTTGCCATTTCAGTCTTGCTGGTCGCGATCTACTGCACCGCGCTCGGATTGGGAGTCTTGTTCGTCACCGGCAGCCGCATGAACTTGTTGATGACGATGCTGCCGCCACTGATCTACGTGTTGACGGTTTCTTCGGCAGTCCATTTGGCAAACTACTATCGCGATGCCAGACGCCATCCCGAACTGAGCAAGTCGCCGGTGCGATTGGCGGTTGAGCACGGTTGGGTTCCCTGTTCACTGGCCGCACTGACCACCGCCATTGGGCTGATCTCTTTGATCTTCAGCAAGATCGAACCGATTCAAGAATTCGGTCTATTTTCTTCGATCGGTGTCGTTCTAGGCGTGATCGTCTTGTTTGTGCTGTTGCCTTCGGCGCTGATCGCGTTTCCACCGAAGGTGCGTATCAAACCGACTCCCGAACAATCCGCAGCGGCAAAACGATTTGGCAACTGGGTTATCCGGCATCATGCCGTTCTTGCGATCGGGTGCCTGATCGTCATGGTGGTCTGCGGCGCAAGAATCCCCTCGATTGAATCGACCGTCCGGTTGCAAGATCGCTTTCTTCCCGACAGTGACGTGATCAACGACTATCGTTGGCTGGAAGAAAAAGTCGGCCCGATGGTTCCACTGGAGGTCGTTATCCACTTTGGCAAAGACGACCAACGCGATCGTGTCGAACAGATCAAGCTGGTTGCCAAAGCCCAAGCTCAGATCGCCGCCTTAGGCGACTATGTCACCACGATGTCGGCATTTAATTTCAGTCCGCCGCTTCCGCGCGGTCATAGCGTTCGCGATATCATCGCCCGCAAGATCATCAACGGCAAATCGATTCACGATCAGCTGACCGAGGCTAGGTTCCTTAGTGAAACGCCTAACGAAATCCTCTGGCGGATTTCGGTGCGTGCCAACGCGATCGGCAACCTGGACTACGGGTTGTTAGCCGAGCGTATCGAAAGCACTGTGCGGCCTTTATTGGATGAACAAGGCGTCAAAGGGACGTTCACCGGGGTCATCCCGCTGATCTACAAAGCTCAACGCCAACTGCTGATGGACCTGTTCCGAAGCTTTATCGTCGCCTTCGGAATCATCGCATTTGTATTGGTGTTTGTGCTGCGAAGCGTCAGCGCGACCTGCCTAACGATGCTGCCGAATATCTTTCCCGCAGTGATCGTGTTTGGCGGGGTACAGTGGTTTGGGATTCCGGTCCAGATCGGATCGGTGATGACAGCCAGTGCCGCGCTAGGGATCGCGGTGGACGATACCGTTCACCTGCTGACTTGGTTCCGGCGCGGCATCGATGATGGCCTATCGCGGCATGAGGCGATTCGCGACGCGTTTGGTCGTTGTTCCGGCGCGATGGTCCATACGACGCTGATCTGTTCGAGTGGATTGATCGTGTTCGCGCTCAGCTCATTTGTGCCAGTCCTGCACTTCGCTTACTTAATGGTCGTGCTATTGATCTCCGCGTTGATTGGAGACCTGATTATGCTGCCAGCCATCTTGGCGGGACCACTAGGACGATTCTTTGAAAAGCGGTCCGGATCGGAGACGACTCGTTCTCAATAA
- a CDS encoding alpha/beta fold hydrolase, whose translation MLLKRSSDTQAEKNTGIDPERTVDMGSGDQTVLFLHGLFGSPLHWQNVMERLADKYRVIAPQLPVDYQPGRRKHGINAIADLSAQVRQMIDAMQIEPFVLCGNSLGGLVAIDLCASQKDYAKGLVLAGSAGLFERSPIGGMRPRPSREFIRKTVGDIVYRQELVTEELIDDWYKSVTDRDYVRFILRVSRATRDRTVENELSKLDLPTMIIWGHQDTITPPSTGREFQRRIKGSRLEFIDDCGHAPNWERPEAFADLLEGFLPTCFAE comes from the coding sequence GTGCTTCTTAAACGCTCTTCCGATACGCAGGCCGAAAAAAACACCGGAATTGATCCGGAACGCACTGTCGACATGGGCAGTGGTGACCAAACCGTGCTGTTTTTGCATGGTTTGTTCGGCTCGCCTCTCCACTGGCAAAACGTGATGGAGCGGCTCGCCGACAAGTATCGCGTCATCGCGCCACAGCTGCCTGTCGACTACCAGCCGGGACGACGAAAGCACGGTATCAATGCGATCGCTGACCTGAGTGCTCAGGTTCGGCAGATGATCGACGCGATGCAGATTGAACCTTTCGTGCTGTGCGGCAATTCTCTTGGCGGTCTGGTCGCGATCGACCTTTGTGCCAGCCAGAAAGATTACGCCAAAGGCCTTGTCCTGGCCGGCAGCGCGGGCCTGTTCGAACGCAGCCCGATCGGAGGCATGCGTCCACGTCCGTCACGCGAGTTCATTCGTAAAACTGTCGGTGACATCGTTTATCGCCAGGAATTGGTCACCGAAGAGTTGATCGACGATTGGTACAAATCGGTCACCGACCGCGACTACGTGCGATTCATTTTGCGTGTTTCCAGGGCGACACGGGACCGGACGGTCGAAAACGAACTGTCAAAACTGGATCTCCCGACGATGATCATCTGGGGACACCAAGACACCATCACTCCGCCATCAACCGGTCGTGAATTCCAGCGTCGTATCAAAGGTTCACGGCTGGAGTTTATCGACGATTGCGGACATGCACCCAATTGGGAACGGCCCGAAGCCTTTGCGGATCTTTTGGAAGGGTTCTTGCCTACCTGCTTCGCCGAATAG
- a CDS encoding PQQ-binding-like beta-propeller repeat protein: MRLRNMRFQLAALLCLITACNSSADWPGWMGPNRDNRPDDLKLPKDFASQPPKVLWRTSTDGGYSGPAVSDGRIYVSDYRSGEDNSVANFERKQITGRERVRCLDATSGAELWSHAYPVSYSISYPAGPRCTPTVDDDRVYSLGAEGELICFKTEDGEIVWSKNLPREYSTKAALWGYASHPLIDGDKLICVVGGSGSHIVAFNKYTGEEIWRQGTASEQGYVPPTIINAGGTRQLITASPDAINSLDPETGKPFWSKPYEATNGSIIMSPIVAKIDGQSYLYLAGYSNKNLLLKLSETTPAAEVVWQDVNKHAVSPVNVQPILDGKMLYGFDQKGALMGIELPSGERQWETGQPISERPIQSATAFIMAPKGDDRYLMFTELGDLVIAEMNQAGFNEIDRAHVIDPTGVAFGRRVVWSAPAVDDGKLFIRNDKEVICVQIAPQ; encoded by the coding sequence ATGCGACTGCGAAATATGCGTTTTCAGCTTGCAGCCCTGCTTTGTTTGATCACCGCCTGCAATTCGTCTGCAGACTGGCCCGGCTGGATGGGCCCGAATCGGGATAATCGCCCCGACGATCTAAAGCTGCCAAAAGACTTTGCCAGTCAACCACCCAAAGTTCTTTGGCGTACTTCGACCGATGGTGGATATTCCGGGCCCGCGGTCAGCGATGGGAGGATCTACGTAAGCGACTACCGATCCGGCGAAGATAACTCGGTGGCCAATTTTGAACGAAAACAGATCACCGGTCGTGAACGCGTCCGCTGTCTTGATGCCACGTCGGGAGCCGAACTTTGGAGCCACGCCTATCCGGTTTCCTATTCGATTTCGTATCCCGCGGGACCACGATGTACGCCAACGGTCGACGATGACCGGGTTTATTCGCTCGGAGCCGAAGGCGAACTGATTTGCTTTAAGACCGAGGACGGCGAAATTGTTTGGAGCAAAAACCTTCCACGCGAATATTCCACCAAAGCCGCGTTGTGGGGCTACGCCAGTCATCCTCTGATCGATGGCGACAAATTGATTTGCGTCGTCGGGGGCTCGGGATCGCACATCGTCGCGTTTAACAAATACACCGGCGAAGAGATTTGGCGACAAGGCACCGCTTCCGAACAAGGCTACGTTCCGCCAACCATCATCAACGCCGGAGGCACGCGACAGCTCATTACGGCCAGTCCGGATGCGATCAATAGCTTGGATCCGGAAACCGGAAAGCCTTTCTGGTCCAAACCCTACGAAGCGACAAACGGATCCATCATCATGTCGCCGATCGTGGCAAAGATCGACGGCCAGTCGTATCTGTATCTCGCGGGATATTCCAACAAGAACCTGCTGCTGAAACTGTCCGAGACCACGCCTGCTGCAGAAGTCGTCTGGCAAGATGTCAATAAACACGCCGTCTCGCCAGTCAACGTCCAACCGATCCTAGACGGCAAGATGCTTTATGGTTTTGATCAGAAAGGGGCGCTGATGGGAATCGAGTTGCCATCTGGCGAACGCCAATGGGAAACCGGCCAACCGATCTCGGAGCGACCGATTCAATCGGCTACCGCGTTCATCATGGCTCCAAAAGGTGACGATCGGTATTTGATGTTCACCGAACTGGGTGATTTGGTGATCGCCGAGATGAACCAGGCAGGATTCAACGAGATCGACCGCGCCCACGTGATCGATCCGACCGGAGTCGCTTTTGGCCGACGTGTCGTCTGGAGTGCACCAGCAGTTGACGATGGCAAATTGTTCATTCGCAACGACAAAGAAGTGATCTGCGTTCAAATCGCTCCGCAGTAA
- a CDS encoding RNA polymerase sigma factor — MKQTDSQFDPSDQARPGSPDQAGTDGWLSEAFRDNELALMGYATHLVKDRDRANDLVQDVFLRLCRQPQGKLKGRVRQWLFRVCRNRALDIMKKEGRMKPLDDTVAEKEVSRDVDPIAKVELAERYSDAMDLLGNLPERQQEVIRLKIEGGLSYREISHATGLSVGNVGYLLSTGLKTVRERLTTTETEN, encoded by the coding sequence ATGAAGCAGACCGATTCCCAATTCGATCCATCCGATCAAGCCCGGCCTGGTTCTCCAGACCAAGCGGGCACTGACGGTTGGCTGTCCGAGGCGTTTCGCGACAACGAATTGGCGTTGATGGGTTATGCGACGCACTTGGTAAAAGATCGGGATCGTGCAAACGATTTGGTCCAGGATGTTTTTTTGCGGTTGTGTAGGCAGCCTCAGGGAAAACTGAAAGGCCGAGTTCGGCAATGGCTGTTTCGTGTCTGTCGAAACCGTGCGTTGGACATCATGAAAAAGGAAGGCCGCATGAAACCGTTGGACGACACCGTCGCCGAAAAGGAAGTCAGTCGTGATGTCGATCCAATCGCGAAAGTCGAATTGGCCGAACGCTATAGCGATGCGATGGATCTACTAGGCAACTTGCCCGAAAGACAACAAGAAGTGATCCGATTGAAAATCGAAGGCGGACTGAGTTATCGCGAAATCAGCCACGCGACCGGCCTGAGCGTCGGAAACGTTGGTTACCTACTTAGCACCGGTCTAAAAACCGTACGCGAACGCCTCACGACGACTGAGACCGAAAACTAG
- a CDS encoding von Willebrand factor type A domain-containing protein has translation MKPPSDSDLPADSNQYNQWLNEQATAYVFNELTAQQQAEFVSLMNESESLREMVNSIRDAAATLQGEFASVSRPLQTNNRNAIEAAIRQAERFPAPPVEAYRPQSSSSSFGWGLAIAATLLLACGLTFPALNRVISARTETEFLRSRMQEVERQNRELADRNQQFENQIQELRTQLAADRKRQLDSESAIPIIADATGNTRSPDPNGVTGDVTDAGTATTNVSDIAMSGSNNDSRPVRAADIATDADNEVRIADVDRDRDIAAEVLATERMMDDTLKSNTGSFAQSIAGPRRGLFESAAVIPVSSFPVSVENDSYLNVRQLLAKKRLPTTNQVRVEQLVNHFDYEYKAPEQSDAFSVSMDIASCPWNPSNRLARIGIQGRQNNEPRRPANLVFLIDVSGSMNQAEKLPLATRGLMTIADQLDKDDSIAIVVYSGSKGSAKGLVLDATTGNHKREIVDAIAQLRSGGSNKQTGPIQLAYKIAKQRYIPGGNNSVVLCTDDDCNVGFKDMNDLSKFITDSSDLVAFSAIQFGQEAGDHQLMRRLTTQGKGQYRVVKNQDEAHVQFLDQIQMQRICIARKVDLRIEFNPGEVKAYRLIGFEDQLTGVIAPAEGNLTDGRFTQSGLSGDIFAGHAVTALYEIIPQHGPANEASEKSTFSGLKYQTPVALNDIANNGEVLTLSLQYKAPEQDQTRSVEISLVDVGTSFDEASEDFRFASAVAAFGMLLRSPSHHITIRHADDSPVDDGDSDFEFVQKIAANSMGEDPTGFRSDFVSMVKQAGRVIANQHG, from the coding sequence ATGAAACCTCCCTCCGATTCCGATCTGCCTGCAGATTCCAATCAGTACAACCAGTGGTTGAATGAACAAGCGACCGCGTACGTCTTCAACGAACTGACCGCTCAGCAGCAAGCCGAGTTTGTCAGCCTGATGAACGAATCCGAAAGCCTTCGCGAAATGGTCAACTCGATTCGTGATGCCGCAGCGACTTTGCAAGGTGAGTTCGCTTCGGTCTCTCGTCCGCTGCAAACTAACAATCGAAACGCCATCGAAGCAGCCATACGCCAAGCCGAACGTTTCCCCGCCCCTCCTGTCGAAGCGTACCGCCCCCAATCGTCATCCAGTTCGTTCGGCTGGGGACTCGCAATCGCCGCGACACTGTTGCTGGCCTGTGGACTTACCTTTCCTGCGCTCAATCGTGTGATCTCGGCGCGGACCGAAACGGAATTCCTAAGATCCCGCATGCAGGAAGTCGAACGCCAAAACCGCGAACTGGCCGACCGTAACCAACAGTTCGAAAATCAAATTCAAGAACTTCGGACCCAACTGGCAGCTGACCGCAAACGACAATTGGATTCCGAATCTGCGATCCCGATCATCGCTGACGCAACAGGAAATACACGATCACCTGATCCAAATGGCGTCACCGGCGACGTGACTGATGCGGGCACGGCGACCACCAATGTGTCCGATATTGCCATGTCAGGAAGCAACAACGATTCACGACCGGTTCGGGCAGCGGATATAGCCACTGATGCCGACAATGAAGTGCGAATCGCTGACGTTGACCGCGATCGAGACATCGCGGCAGAAGTCCTGGCGACGGAACGCATGATGGATGACACATTGAAGTCCAACACCGGTAGCTTTGCACAATCGATTGCCGGTCCTCGACGCGGCCTATTCGAATCGGCCGCCGTCATCCCTGTCTCTTCCTTCCCGGTCTCCGTCGAAAATGACTCTTACTTGAACGTTCGGCAGCTGCTGGCGAAGAAACGTTTGCCAACAACAAACCAGGTGCGCGTCGAACAGCTCGTCAATCACTTCGACTACGAATACAAAGCTCCCGAACAATCCGACGCATTCTCCGTCTCGATGGACATCGCGTCTTGCCCCTGGAATCCATCGAACCGTTTGGCGCGAATCGGAATCCAAGGCCGCCAAAACAACGAACCTCGACGCCCGGCAAACTTGGTGTTCTTGATTGACGTCTCAGGGTCAATGAACCAAGCCGAGAAACTGCCCTTGGCGACACGTGGGCTGATGACGATTGCCGATCAATTGGATAAAGATGACTCGATCGCGATTGTGGTCTACTCGGGCTCAAAAGGCTCTGCCAAGGGGCTCGTGCTGGACGCGACGACCGGAAACCATAAACGAGAGATCGTCGACGCGATCGCTCAGTTGCGTAGCGGCGGATCAAATAAACAAACAGGGCCGATTCAGCTGGCTTACAAGATCGCCAAACAACGCTACATCCCCGGTGGTAACAACAGCGTCGTTCTTTGCACCGATGACGATTGCAACGTCGGCTTCAAAGACATGAACGACCTATCAAAGTTCATTACCGACAGCAGTGACCTCGTTGCCTTCTCGGCAATCCAGTTCGGCCAAGAAGCCGGTGACCATCAACTGATGCGTCGATTGACAACGCAAGGCAAGGGTCAATACCGTGTGGTCAAGAATCAAGACGAAGCCCACGTGCAGTTTCTTGATCAAATCCAAATGCAACGGATTTGTATCGCTCGGAAAGTTGACTTGAGAATCGAATTCAATCCTGGCGAAGTGAAAGCGTATCGGTTGATTGGCTTCGAAGATCAACTGACCGGCGTCATCGCTCCCGCTGAAGGCAACCTGACTGACGGCAGGTTTACGCAGAGTGGTCTATCGGGTGACATTTTTGCCGGACACGCTGTCACCGCCCTTTACGAAATCATCCCGCAACATGGTCCCGCAAACGAGGCGTCTGAAAAATCCACATTCAGCGGCCTCAAGTATCAAACGCCCGTCGCACTCAACGACATTGCCAATAATGGCGAAGTCCTGACGCTTAGTTTGCAGTACAAAGCCCCAGAGCAGGATCAGACGCGGTCTGTCGAAATCAGCTTGGTCGATGTGGGAACCTCATTCGATGAAGCTTCTGAGGACTTTCGCTTCGCAAGCGCAGTCGCCGCGTTCGGGATGCTTCTGCGAAGTCCTTCTCACCACATCACGATTCGCCACGCTGACGATAGCCCCGTTGATGACGGCGACTCGGACTTTGAATTTGTTCAAAAGATCGCTGCCAATTCGATGGGTGAAGATCCGACCGGTTTCCGCAGCGATTTTGTTTCCATGGTTAAGCAAGCCGGTCGAGTGATTGCGAATCAACACGGTTAG
- a CDS encoding D-TA family PLP-dependent enzyme has translation MRWFEIDNVDEVPSPSLLIDVDRVKRNIQRMIQWCGDRGPGVLRPHVKTHKLPQIIDLKRQAGIDKFKTSTIAECEMTAEAGGTDILLAYQPVGPNLDRLLTLIERFDHSRFSTIVDCPEIAQQLAQQAHLRNLVVDVYVDLNVGMDRTGIRIGDSAEQLYRFIQESESLNAVGLHAYDGHIHHTDTSTVVKLMDEAFEPVWQWIDSIRQRGLVVPKVVGCGTPTSELMLQRSVDFDIEVSAGTSVLWDAGQPTFSPPMEFENAALVLGRVISRPTEQTLCIDVGHKSVGSEMQPPRIIFQGLEDASFVMQSEEHLVLKTERAQQYGIGHVFYGAPIHVCPTVALYDHAWCVKDGKAIERWPIVARARRITI, from the coding sequence ATGCGCTGGTTCGAGATCGATAACGTTGACGAAGTCCCTTCTCCCTCTTTGCTGATCGATGTTGATCGCGTCAAACGCAACATCCAGCGGATGATTCAGTGGTGCGGCGATCGTGGCCCCGGCGTCTTGCGACCGCACGTCAAAACGCACAAGCTTCCGCAAATCATCGATCTCAAGCGGCAGGCAGGTATCGACAAATTCAAAACGTCAACCATCGCCGAATGTGAAATGACGGCCGAGGCGGGCGGCACAGATATCTTGCTGGCCTACCAACCCGTTGGTCCCAATCTCGATCGACTTCTAACGCTGATCGAACGATTTGATCATTCTCGGTTTTCGACAATTGTCGACTGTCCCGAAATCGCACAGCAGTTGGCACAACAAGCTCATTTGCGCAACCTCGTCGTCGATGTCTATGTGGACTTGAATGTGGGGATGGACCGAACTGGCATCCGTATAGGCGATAGCGCCGAACAGCTTTATCGGTTCATCCAAGAAAGCGAATCATTGAACGCGGTGGGACTGCACGCCTATGACGGTCACATTCATCACACCGACACTTCGACCGTGGTCAAATTGATGGACGAAGCTTTCGAACCGGTATGGCAATGGATAGACTCGATCAGGCAACGTGGATTGGTCGTTCCCAAAGTCGTCGGGTGCGGAACGCCGACTTCGGAACTGATGCTGCAGCGGTCCGTTGATTTTGACATCGAAGTCAGCGCGGGAACTTCCGTGCTTTGGGATGCCGGCCAACCGACGTTTTCACCACCGATGGAATTCGAAAACGCGGCTTTGGTTTTGGGCAGAGTGATCAGTCGACCGACTGAGCAGACCTTGTGTATCGACGTCGGCCATAAATCCGTGGGCTCCGAAATGCAGCCGCCGAGGATCATTTTCCAAGGCTTGGAAGACGCTTCATTTGTGATGCAAAGCGAAGAACACTTGGTGCTAAAAACGGAAAGGGCCCAGCAATACGGCATCGGCCACGTTTTCTACGGGGCACCAATTCATGTCTGCCCAACCGTTGCGTTGTACGATCATGCTTGGTGCGTCAAGGATGGCAAAGCGATCGAACGCTGGCCGATCGTTGCCCGAGCACGAAGGATCACGATCTAG
- a CDS encoding CvpA family protein, which yields MIVITMATMAGAFYFFRQGDIVTAICLVAISLMSMVAFKMGIIGIASSLLGLGAAVYLAPLATPYLEPYGTQYFQSTGLANRFLCIGISGILISMLVSMLVATVLGQLIARRQWLAQVNHYGGFLLGAIEGTVMVWLVLGGLISIQMWQRGADLKNNAVAAWVDQWASRTRQSTVGPIVRDYNPFEKIEPLAETQKFPVAVREFTSPGGLDRLLTAPEVQALQNNAEVSKAVRELQNDPKLAAVLQGGQPVQQETLIYLMNSPAVMKLADNPEFREQVKRVIDARMNSFDPFQPSMPAAPEMIRHERSQDY from the coding sequence ATGATCGTCATCACGATGGCTACCATGGCAGGGGCGTTTTATTTCTTTCGCCAAGGTGACATTGTGACCGCGATCTGTTTGGTCGCGATTTCCTTGATGTCAATGGTCGCTTTCAAGATGGGGATCATTGGGATCGCGTCTAGCCTGTTGGGATTGGGGGCGGCGGTCTACTTGGCACCACTGGCAACGCCATATCTGGAGCCATACGGCACGCAGTATTTCCAATCGACCGGTTTGGCGAACCGCTTTCTTTGCATCGGCATTTCCGGAATTCTGATTTCGATGTTGGTCTCGATGCTTGTCGCCACGGTCTTGGGACAACTGATCGCTCGTCGACAATGGCTTGCCCAAGTGAATCACTACGGTGGGTTCTTGCTCGGGGCGATCGAAGGGACCGTGATGGTATGGCTGGTCTTGGGTGGCTTGATCAGTATCCAAATGTGGCAGCGGGGTGCGGACCTAAAAAACAACGCTGTCGCCGCTTGGGTCGACCAATGGGCGTCACGAACACGGCAAAGTACCGTGGGGCCAATCGTTCGCGACTATAACCCGTTTGAAAAAATCGAACCGCTGGCCGAAACGCAAAAGTTTCCCGTTGCTGTTCGAGAATTCACATCGCCTGGCGGTTTGGACCGTTTGTTGACCGCTCCCGAAGTCCAAGCGTTACAGAACAACGCGGAGGTCTCCAAGGCAGTCCGCGAGCTTCAGAACGATCCCAAGCTGGCTGCCGTTTTGCAGGGTGGGCAACCGGTTCAGCAGGAAACGTTGATCTACCTGATGAACAGTCCCGCCGTCATGAAGCTGGCTGACAATCCCGAGTTTCGTGAGCAAGTCAAGCGTGTCATCGATGCACGGATGAATTCATTTGATCCATTCCAGCCTTCGATGCCCGCGGCTCCAGAAATGATCCGGCATGAACGCTCACAGGATTATTGA
- a CDS encoding DUF1559 domain-containing protein: protein MIRNSSGSKGFTLVELLVVIAIIGILVGLLLPAVQAAREAARRMSCSNNFKQIGLAAHNYHSAFKQLPTHMGGTRRLPAQASWFSGYGDDCNMMMLSVFVGLTPFFEQQGLWDSISNPNSKDLNNPNTPRNPPWPAMGPTPTEEDNDVVIVNQRNNAYPPWMTEIPTLRCPSDPGQGLPAMGRSNYAACLGDALHYTDNGPYWFNLRGWPKIEVHTASNESVLASCRGVFVPRRAMKFRDILDGLSNTIMMGEIATDLGDRDVRTLTHNFAPGTFTGLRNNPLSCSPDIDPERPSFWDPSLTDVAAGNQGRGFRWASGCQPYTAMNTILPPNSHTCMSLGDTSPGVLSASSRHQGGVHVLMGDGAVVFLTDSIEAGNPSIGTVATYGTGPRSPGSPSPYGLWGSLGTRANREVISESLNQ, encoded by the coding sequence ATGATTCGAAACAGTTCCGGCTCGAAAGGTTTCACCCTTGTCGAGCTGTTGGTCGTGATCGCGATCATCGGAATTTTGGTAGGCCTGTTGTTGCCCGCCGTTCAAGCGGCACGTGAAGCAGCACGTCGAATGAGCTGCAGCAATAACTTCAAACAGATCGGGCTCGCCGCTCACAACTATCACTCGGCGTTCAAGCAACTGCCAACGCACATGGGTGGAACGCGTCGTCTTCCGGCACAGGCAAGTTGGTTCAGTGGCTACGGTGACGATTGCAACATGATGATGTTGAGCGTCTTCGTCGGTCTGACTCCGTTCTTCGAGCAACAGGGTTTGTGGGATTCGATCTCCAATCCGAACTCAAAGGATTTGAACAATCCCAACACGCCACGGAACCCGCCATGGCCAGCGATGGGGCCGACCCCAACCGAAGAAGACAACGACGTTGTCATCGTCAATCAACGTAACAATGCCTATCCGCCATGGATGACCGAGATCCCAACGCTGCGTTGCCCCAGTGACCCTGGGCAAGGCTTGCCAGCGATGGGACGCAGCAACTATGCCGCATGCTTGGGTGACGCGTTGCACTACACCGACAACGGTCCTTACTGGTTCAACTTGCGTGGCTGGCCAAAGATCGAAGTCCACACGGCCAGCAACGAAAGTGTGCTTGCGTCTTGCCGTGGTGTTTTTGTTCCACGTCGTGCGATGAAGTTCCGTGACATCTTGGACGGACTTTCCAACACGATCATGATGGGCGAAATCGCAACCGATCTTGGTGACCGCGATGTTCGTACCCTGACGCACAACTTTGCCCCAGGAACTTTTACCGGTCTGCGAAACAATCCGTTGTCATGTAGTCCCGATATCGATCCCGAGCGACCAAGTTTCTGGGATCCAAGTTTGACCGACGTTGCCGCTGGCAACCAAGGCCGTGGATTCCGCTGGGCCAGCGGATGCCAGCCTTACACCGCGATGAACACGATCCTGCCACCGAACAGCCATACCTGTATGTCGCTCGGCGATACATCACCAGGTGTTTTGTCCGCTAGCAGCCGCCACCAGGGTGGGGTTCACGTGCTGATGGGCGATGGTGCTGTTGTCTTTTTGACCGATTCGATCGAAGCCGGTAACCCAAGCATCGGAACGGTGGCGACCTACGGAACCGGCCCACGTTCACCCGGCTCACCCAGCCCTTACGGTTTGTGGGGATCGTTGGGAACACGTGCCAACCGTGAAGTCATCAGCGAAAGCCTGAATCAGTAG